A DNA window from Pseudorasbora parva isolate DD20220531a chromosome 5, ASM2467924v1, whole genome shotgun sequence contains the following coding sequences:
- the LOC137074946 gene encoding gastrula zinc finger protein XlCGF7.1-like — MAFIKEESEDIRIEEFSVKNEETEEQTDLIALKEESQEPNDLEVKKETHDFMIGEKSTQTEVTCSQKGAPKTRSTSYYTCTYCGKSFNHKRNFEVHVRTHTGERPFTCQQCGKSFTQKQNLKVHMRIHNGEKPFTCQHCGQTYTYKGNLTVHLRVHTGEKPFTCNYCGKSFTQNGNLEVHMRLHTGEKPYKCPQCKKSFMYQRDLKRHLQTHSRKMWHCSECGKIFTKWRNYKDHLHLHSEERPLGSGDDQCNKKKAFSIITFTDTPKTSHEMV; from the exons ATGgcatttattaaagaggagagtgaagacataAGGATTGAAGAATTTAGTGTGAAaaatgaagaaactgaggaacaaacag ACCTGATTGCGCTGAAAGAGGAGAGTCAAGAACCGAATGATTTGGAGGTGAAAAAGGAGACGCATGATTTCATGATCGGAGAAAAATCCACACAGACTGAAGTGACTTGCTCACAAAAAGGAGCCCCGAAGACCAGATCTACCAGTTATTACACCTGCACTtactgtggaaagagtttcaatcATAAACGAAACTTTGAAGTCCATGTGAGAACACACACCGGAGAGAGGCCTTTCACAtgtcaacagtgtggaaagagtttcacccaaaaacaaaACCTCAAAGTCCACATGAGAATCCACAATGGAGAGAAGCCATTCACCTGCCAACACTGTGGACAAACTTACACATATAAAGGAAACCTGACAGTCCACTTGAGagtccacactggagagaagccattTACCTGCAATTACTGCGGGAAGAGCTTCACTCAAAATGGAAACCTCGAGGTTCACATGAGGCttcacaccggagagaagccttacaagTGTCCTCAGTGTAAAAAGAGCTTCATGTATCAAAGAGACCTGAAGCGCCATTTGCAGACTCACTCTAGGAAGATGTGGCATTGTTCTGAATGTGGCAAGATATTTACGAAATGGAGAAATTACAAAGATCACCTACACCTTCACTCTGAGGAAAGACCATTAGGTTCTGGTGATGATcagtgcaataaaaaaaaagctttttccATCATTACATTTACAGATACACCTAAAACATCTCATGAAATGGTGTAG